A region from the Halosolutus gelatinilyticus genome encodes:
- the mutS gene encoding DNA mismatch repair protein MutS: protein MDPALGPPDAMAEKRDELTPMMRQYHDLCARYDDALVLFQVGDFYETFCQAAERAARILEITLTSREDSTGEYPMAGIPIDNAESYVEELLEAGYRVAIADQVEEPGESPGVVERAVTRVITPGTLTEDELLAGDDNNFVAAIARDGDRLGLAVLDVSTGDFLATSSTASESIADEVSRFDPSEAVVGPDAPVDPFPERCMVTPFDARAFDRDRAGEKLSAYFRNPDALLATDAEIRACGALLAYAEYVRGGEHDGERGDDDADDEVEPRSGVDAALDSEAAETRLEYITQLARYDPREYLLLDAVALRSLELFEPRAVRGRDDATLVGVLDETASALGGRKLRDWLRRPLLDPDRIAARHDAVAELKGAVQRRERLHDRLRTVYDLERLIGRISRERANARDLRSLRDTLVVVPEIRDLLEDAECDRLRDLHGNLDPLADVRELIDDAIVADPPIEITEGGIIAEGYDEDLDELRGTARDGKQWIDDLEDEERQRTGIDSLKVGYNSVHGYYIEVTNPNLDSVPENYQRRQTLKNSERFVTPELKEREDLIVGAEERADRREYELFCDVRRTVADEVERVQGLADALATLDALVSLATVAAQYDYCRPELLDRDARDGLAIDVEGGRHPVVERTQESFVPNDARLTPGRRLAVITGPNMSGKSTYMRQVAQIVLLAQVGSFVPARSARLTPVDRIFTRVGASDDIAGGRSTFMVEMDELATILREADERSLVLLDEVGRGTSTADGLAIAQAITEHLHDEVGATTLFATHHHPLTELADDLAAAFALHFEVEQEDGEVVFHHEIAPGAATGSYGVEVATAAGVPESVVDRSRELVAEAAADAIDEGDEAEADRDPIEREPDVSATDADTAAPTTDGGDNPTDVATELRALDLAHLTPVEALTELDRLKRLLDE, encoded by the coding sequence ATGGATCCGGCGCTTGGCCCGCCCGACGCGATGGCCGAGAAACGCGACGAGCTGACGCCGATGATGCGTCAGTACCACGACCTCTGTGCGCGCTACGACGACGCGCTCGTGCTCTTTCAGGTCGGCGACTTCTACGAGACCTTCTGCCAGGCCGCGGAACGGGCGGCGCGGATACTCGAGATCACGCTCACCAGCCGCGAGGACAGCACCGGCGAGTACCCGATGGCCGGCATCCCGATCGACAACGCGGAGTCGTACGTCGAGGAGCTGCTGGAAGCCGGCTACCGGGTCGCGATCGCGGATCAGGTCGAGGAACCGGGCGAGTCGCCGGGCGTGGTCGAGCGGGCGGTCACCCGCGTGATCACGCCGGGGACGCTCACGGAGGACGAGCTGCTCGCGGGCGACGACAACAACTTCGTCGCTGCGATCGCCCGAGACGGGGATCGCCTCGGTCTGGCCGTGCTCGACGTTTCGACCGGCGACTTCCTCGCGACGAGTTCGACCGCGAGCGAGTCGATCGCCGACGAGGTCAGCCGGTTCGACCCCTCGGAGGCGGTCGTCGGCCCGGACGCCCCCGTCGACCCCTTCCCCGAGAGGTGCATGGTGACGCCCTTCGACGCCCGGGCGTTCGATCGCGATCGGGCCGGAGAGAAGCTCTCGGCGTACTTCCGGAACCCGGACGCCCTGCTCGCGACGGACGCCGAGATTCGCGCCTGCGGGGCGTTGCTCGCGTACGCCGAGTACGTCCGGGGCGGCGAGCACGACGGAGAGCGCGGAGACGACGACGCGGACGACGAAGTCGAACCGCGCAGCGGCGTCGACGCCGCGCTCGATTCCGAGGCCGCTGAAACTCGGCTGGAGTACATCACGCAGCTCGCTCGTTACGACCCGCGCGAGTACCTCCTGCTCGACGCCGTCGCCCTCCGGAGCCTCGAACTGTTCGAGCCGCGAGCGGTCCGCGGTCGGGACGACGCCACGCTGGTCGGCGTGCTCGACGAGACCGCCAGCGCACTGGGCGGACGCAAACTCCGGGACTGGCTCCGCCGACCGCTGCTCGACCCCGATCGGATCGCGGCCCGCCACGACGCGGTCGCGGAACTCAAAGGCGCGGTTCAGAGGCGGGAACGACTCCACGATCGGCTGCGAACGGTCTACGACTTAGAGCGGCTGATCGGTCGCATCTCCCGCGAGCGGGCGAATGCGCGCGACCTGCGATCGTTGCGCGACACGCTCGTCGTGGTTCCCGAGATCCGAGATCTGCTCGAAGACGCGGAGTGCGATCGGCTGCGGGACCTCCACGGCAACCTCGACCCGCTCGCGGACGTCCGGGAACTGATCGACGACGCGATCGTCGCCGATCCACCGATCGAGATCACCGAGGGCGGCATCATCGCGGAGGGCTACGACGAGGATCTGGACGAGCTTCGCGGAACGGCCCGGGACGGTAAGCAGTGGATCGACGACCTGGAGGACGAGGAGCGACAGCGGACGGGGATCGACTCGCTGAAGGTCGGCTACAACTCGGTCCACGGCTACTACATCGAGGTAACCAACCCGAACCTCGATTCGGTGCCGGAGAACTACCAGCGCCGCCAGACGCTGAAGAACTCCGAGCGGTTCGTCACGCCGGAACTCAAGGAGCGCGAGGATCTGATCGTGGGCGCGGAAGAGCGCGCCGACCGCCGCGAGTACGAACTCTTTTGCGACGTCCGTCGGACCGTCGCCGACGAGGTCGAACGCGTCCAGGGACTCGCCGACGCGCTCGCGACCCTCGACGCGCTGGTCTCGCTCGCGACCGTCGCGGCCCAGTACGACTACTGTCGGCCCGAGCTGCTCGATCGGGACGCCCGCGACGGCCTGGCGATCGACGTCGAGGGCGGCCGCCACCCGGTCGTCGAGCGCACCCAGGAGTCGTTCGTCCCCAACGACGCCCGCCTGACACCCGGTCGACGCCTCGCCGTGATCACGGGGCCGAACATGTCGGGAAAGTCGACGTACATGCGACAGGTGGCTCAGATCGTCCTGCTCGCGCAGGTGGGCAGTTTCGTCCCCGCCCGATCGGCCCGGCTGACGCCGGTCGATCGGATCTTCACGCGCGTCGGGGCGAGCGACGACATCGCGGGCGGCCGATCGACGTTCATGGTCGAGATGGACGAGCTCGCGACCATCCTGCGGGAGGCCGACGAGCGCTCGCTGGTCCTGCTCGACGAAGTCGGTCGGGGCACCTCGACCGCGGACGGCCTCGCGATCGCGCAGGCGATCACCGAGCACCTCCACGACGAGGTCGGCGCGACGACGCTGTTCGCGACCCACCACCACCCGCTGACCGAACTCGCCGACGACCTCGCGGCCGCGTTCGCACTCCACTTCGAGGTCGAGCAGGAGGACGGCGAGGTCGTCTTCCACCACGAGATCGCTCCCGGGGCGGCGACGGGGTCCTACGGCGTCGAGGTCGCGACCGCCGCCGGCGTTCCGGAGTCGGTGGTCGATCGGTCGCGGGAACTGGTCGCCGAGGCGGCCGCGGACGCAATCGACGAGGGCGACGAGGCCGAGGCCGATCGCGATCCGATCGAACGGGAACCGGATGTCTCCGCGACCGACGCCGACACGGCAGCGCCGACGACCGATGGCGGAGACAATCCGACCGACGTCGCCACCGAACTCCGCGCCCTCGACCTGGCGCACCTCACTCCGGTCGAGGCGCTGACGGAACTCGATCGGCTGAAACGGCTGCTCGACGAGTAA
- a CDS encoding DoxX family membrane protein — translation MENEPVFVETPLFRIGRALFGGVLALNALDNLRNLDERIGYAEAKNAPAPEFTVPATSGGLLFGGLGLALWRAPSAAAAATVGFLASITPVMHDFWNVEDPEQQQQEVIHFLKNTALLGAAIAFLKFGRRND, via the coding sequence ATCGAGAACGAGCCCGTGTTCGTCGAGACGCCGCTGTTCCGCATCGGTCGCGCCCTGTTCGGCGGCGTGCTTGCACTCAACGCGCTCGACAACCTGCGAAACCTCGACGAGCGGATCGGCTACGCCGAAGCCAAGAACGCGCCCGCTCCGGAGTTCACCGTCCCCGCGACCAGCGGTGGCCTCCTGTTCGGCGGGTTGGGACTGGCCCTGTGGCGCGCCCCATCGGCGGCGGCCGCGGCGACCGTCGGCTTCCTGGCGAGCATCACGCCGGTGATGCACGACTTCTGGAACGTCGAGGATCCCGAACAGCAACAGCAGGAGGTTATCCACTTCCTGAAGAACACCGCCCTGCTCGGCGCCGCGATCGCGTTCCTGAAGTTCGGCCGGCGGAACGACTGA
- a CDS encoding YbhB/YbcL family Raf kinase inhibitor-like protein: MELELTSNAFDHGERIPDRHGYEKDNVNPPLSIENVPDGAESLALIVDDPDAVDPAGKVWDHWIVWNMSPDTTTIPEDWDPDDVAEGTNDFGEPGYGGPNPPDREHTYRFRLYALDTTLDLDSDADADDLESAMDGHVIGEARYEGTYPA, encoded by the coding sequence ATGGAACTCGAACTCACGAGCAATGCGTTCGACCACGGCGAACGGATACCCGACCGACACGGCTACGAAAAGGACAACGTCAACCCGCCGCTGTCGATCGAGAACGTTCCGGACGGCGCGGAATCGCTGGCGCTGATCGTGGACGACCCGGACGCCGTCGATCCGGCGGGCAAGGTGTGGGACCACTGGATCGTCTGGAACATGTCGCCGGACACGACGACGATCCCCGAAGACTGGGACCCCGACGACGTAGCGGAGGGAACCAACGACTTCGGCGAACCGGGTTACGGCGGTCCCAATCCGCCGGACAGGGAGCACACCTACCGGTTCCGGCTCTACGCGCTGGATACGACCCTCGATCTCGATTCGGACGCGGACGCCGACGATCTCGAGTCGGCGATGGACGGCCACGTCATAGGTGAGGCCCGTTACGAAGGGACGTATCCGGCCTGA
- a CDS encoding polysaccharide lyase, whose protein sequence is MTGIHSDRTGANDAAASTTNNETTRRRVLRAGGIACAGGLVGSIGPTVDRVSAATQTDDGQREVTRLDYDDYERWDDVYWLSNGDSDNVSFVSDPTYTGDTALQIRIREGDHWGASTHYDLDDGLLELSGRVHFALDSDWAMDGRDVANCRLWNCAMGLGEGSAGGDVPDGTNGWSNRLYVTTEGASSDGPFHLLSNTYHIDKPQDHDYLVDGEEYAVRAPEIVPGQWYELEYYVRVNSVDDGEAISDGVVRYWLDGELVYDRGDFRFTKDLETNAIDTTGPAGHYGGRYVAPQPLSVYYDSHSIVQNGTFEGEPTEPADPKPPTEIDRPGGIELPDGVDLPDWLTALIG, encoded by the coding sequence ATGACCGGGATTCATTCCGATCGGACGGGTGCGAACGACGCAGCGGCGTCGACGACCAACAACGAGACGACGCGACGACGGGTGCTTCGTGCCGGGGGTATCGCTTGCGCGGGCGGACTGGTCGGCTCGATCGGGCCGACCGTCGATCGCGTCTCGGCGGCGACTCAGACGGACGACGGACAGCGGGAAGTGACCCGCCTCGATTACGACGACTACGAGCGGTGGGACGACGTGTACTGGCTGTCGAACGGCGATTCGGACAACGTCTCGTTCGTTTCCGACCCGACGTACACCGGAGATACCGCCCTTCAGATCCGGATTCGAGAGGGGGACCACTGGGGCGCGAGCACGCACTACGATCTCGACGACGGATTGCTGGAACTGTCCGGACGAGTCCACTTCGCGCTCGACTCGGACTGGGCGATGGACGGCCGAGACGTCGCGAACTGCCGACTCTGGAACTGCGCGATGGGGCTCGGCGAGGGGAGCGCCGGCGGCGACGTCCCCGACGGGACGAACGGCTGGAGTAACCGGCTGTACGTCACCACCGAGGGGGCGAGTTCGGACGGCCCCTTCCACCTTCTCTCGAACACCTACCATATAGACAAGCCCCAGGACCACGACTATCTCGTCGACGGCGAGGAGTACGCGGTTCGGGCGCCCGAAATCGTCCCCGGACAGTGGTACGAATTGGAGTACTACGTGCGCGTGAATTCGGTCGACGACGGCGAGGCGATCTCCGACGGCGTCGTTCGGTACTGGCTCGACGGCGAACTCGTCTACGATCGCGGAGACTTCCGGTTCACGAAGGATCTCGAAACCAACGCCATCGACACGACCGGCCCCGCCGGACACTACGGCGGTCGGTACGTGGCACCGCAACCCCTCTCCGTCTACTACGATTCGCACTCGATCGTACAGAACGGGACGTTCGAGGGCGAACCGACGGAGCCGGCGGATCCGAAACCGCCGACAGAGATCGACCGCCCGGGCGGGATCGAACTGCCGGACGGGGTCGATCTTCCGGACTGGCTAACCGCTCTCATCGGCTGA
- the nucS gene encoding endonuclease NucS produces the protein MTAGIHSSRAITLEQPSLEAAREAIADGFEREALVTVFGRCTVDYDGRASSRLDAGDRHVMFKPDGAALVHTHEGQQPVNWQPPGCEHAVFCEDGTLVLESQRSTPAESLRVEFEGVLQVSAFSGTDTTELALQGTEEDLRQRILDEPDLLEPEFTPLATERDTPAGAVDIYGEDAAGRAVVVELKRRRVGPDAVGQLRRYVDALDRDLHADAAVRGILVAPSVTDRADRLLAEHGLEFVSLEPTA, from the coding sequence GTGACGGCCGGTATCCACTCCTCGCGGGCGATCACCCTCGAACAGCCGAGTCTCGAGGCCGCTCGCGAGGCGATCGCCGACGGCTTCGAGCGCGAAGCGCTCGTGACGGTCTTCGGCCGCTGTACGGTCGACTACGACGGGCGCGCGTCGAGCCGGCTCGACGCGGGCGATCGACACGTCATGTTCAAACCCGACGGCGCGGCGCTGGTTCACACCCACGAGGGCCAGCAGCCGGTCAACTGGCAGCCGCCGGGGTGCGAACACGCGGTCTTCTGCGAGGACGGGACGCTCGTCCTGGAGAGCCAGCGATCGACGCCGGCCGAATCGCTTCGCGTGGAGTTCGAGGGGGTCCTACAGGTCTCGGCGTTCTCGGGAACCGACACGACCGAACTCGCGCTCCAGGGAACCGAGGAGGACCTCCGCCAGCGCATCCTCGACGAGCCCGACCTCCTGGAACCCGAGTTCACCCCGCTTGCGACCGAGCGCGACACGCCCGCGGGCGCCGTGGATATCTACGGCGAGGACGCCGCGGGTCGAGCGGTTGTCGTCGAACTCAAGCGTCGCCGGGTGGGCCCCGACGCGGTGGGCCAACTCCGGCGGTACGTCGACGCGCTCGATCGCGACCTCCACGCCGACGCCGCCGTTCGCGGCATCCTCGTCGCTCCGTCGGTGACCGACCGGGCCGATCGGCTGCTGGCCGAACACGGGCTCGAGTTCGTCTCGCTCGAGCCGACGGCGTGA
- a CDS encoding beta-CASP ribonuclease aCPSF1 yields the protein MSTVEQQLDDLKAEITSELPSDISVSSVKYEGPELVVYTRDPKKFARQGDLIRKLASKLRKRITVRPDPSVLSRPEEAREEIMNVIPEEAGVTDLDFHADTGEVVIEAEKPGMVIGRHGSTLRDITKNVGWTPEVVRTPPIESSTVSNVRSFLKQERDDRRDILERVGRQIHREEMSDDEYVRITTLGCCREVGRASFILSTPETRILIDCGDKPGAEGEVPYLHAPEAFGAGPQTIDAVVLTHAHLDHSALIPLLFKYGYDGPIYCTEPTRDLMGLLTLDYLDVAAKEGRAPPYESEQVREAIKHCIPLEYGDVTDIAPDVKLTFHNAGHILGSAVSHFHIGDGLYNVAFSGDIHYEDTRLFNGAVNDFPRVETLVLESTYGGRNDYQTDQEDSERNLKQIISDTYDKGGKVLIPAFAVGRSQEIMLVLEEAMRKGEIPSMPVHLDGMIWEATAIHTTYPEYLRDDLRDRIFHEDENPFLAEEFNHIDGGEEERQDVADGEPCIILSTSGMVTGGPIMSWLSHIGPDPDSTLVFVGYQAQGTLGRRIQTGWDEIPTSEVGAMGSGGGRGTLSLNVDVETVDGFSGHADRAGLENFVRTMNPRPEKVLCVHGDERSTQDLSSALYHEFNMRTFAPKNLETFRFL from the coding sequence ATGAGTACTGTAGAGCAGCAACTCGACGATCTGAAAGCAGAGATCACGAGCGAGTTACCGAGCGATATCTCGGTCTCCTCGGTGAAATACGAAGGCCCCGAACTGGTCGTCTACACACGGGACCCGAAGAAATTCGCCCGCCAGGGCGACCTCATCCGAAAGCTCGCGAGCAAGCTTCGCAAGCGGATCACCGTCCGTCCCGACCCGAGCGTCCTCTCGCGGCCGGAGGAAGCGCGCGAAGAGATCATGAACGTTATCCCGGAGGAGGCGGGCGTCACCGACCTCGACTTCCACGCCGACACCGGTGAAGTCGTCATCGAGGCCGAAAAGCCCGGCATGGTCATCGGCCGCCACGGCTCCACGCTCCGCGATATCACCAAGAACGTCGGCTGGACGCCCGAAGTCGTCCGCACGCCGCCGATCGAGTCCTCCACCGTCTCCAACGTCCGGAGCTTCCTCAAACAGGAGCGCGACGATCGCCGCGACATCCTCGAACGCGTGGGTCGCCAGATCCACCGCGAGGAGATGTCCGACGACGAGTACGTCCGCATCACCACACTCGGCTGCTGTCGCGAGGTCGGTCGCGCCTCCTTTATCCTCTCGACGCCGGAGACGCGCATTCTCATCGACTGTGGCGACAAGCCCGGCGCAGAAGGCGAGGTGCCGTACCTCCACGCACCCGAGGCGTTCGGCGCCGGTCCGCAGACGATCGACGCGGTGGTCCTCACCCACGCCCACCTCGACCACTCCGCGCTGATCCCGCTCCTGTTCAAGTACGGCTACGACGGCCCGATCTACTGTACCGAACCCACGCGGGACCTGATGGGACTGCTGACGCTCGACTACCTCGACGTCGCCGCCAAGGAGGGTCGGGCGCCGCCGTACGAGAGCGAGCAGGTTCGCGAGGCGATCAAACACTGCATCCCGCTGGAATACGGCGACGTCACGGACATCGCGCCGGACGTCAAACTCACCTTCCACAACGCGGGCCACATCCTGGGCTCGGCGGTCTCGCACTTCCACATCGGCGACGGCCTCTACAACGTCGCGTTCTCCGGCGACATCCACTACGAGGATACCCGCCTGTTCAACGGCGCGGTCAACGACTTCCCGCGCGTCGAGACGCTCGTCCTCGAGTCGACCTACGGCGGTCGCAACGACTACCAGACCGATCAGGAGGACTCCGAGCGCAACTTAAAGCAGATCATCAGCGACACCTACGATAAGGGCGGCAAGGTCCTCATCCCCGCGTTCGCAGTCGGGCGCTCCCAGGAGATCATGCTCGTCCTGGAGGAGGCGATGCGCAAGGGCGAGATCCCCTCGATGCCGGTCCACTTAGACGGGATGATCTGGGAGGCGACCGCGATCCACACGACCTACCCCGAGTACCTCCGGGACGACCTCCGCGATCGGATCTTCCACGAGGACGAGAACCCGTTTCTCGCCGAGGAGTTCAACCACATCGACGGCGGCGAGGAGGAGCGACAGGACGTCGCCGACGGCGAGCCCTGCATCATCCTCTCGACGTCTGGTATGGTCACCGGCGGTCCGATCATGTCCTGGCTCTCCCACATCGGCCCCGACCCGGACTCGACGCTGGTCTTCGTCGGCTACCAGGCCCAGGGCACCCTCGGTCGGCGCATCCAGACCGGCTGGGACGAGATCCCGACCAGCGAAGTCGGCGCCATGGGCAGCGGCGGCGGTCGCGGCACCCTCTCGCTGAACGTCGACGTCGAGACGGTCGACGGCTTCTCCGGCCACGCCGATCGGGCCGGCCTCGAGAACTTCGTCCGGACGATGAACCCCCGACCGGAGAAGGTGCTCTGCGTCCACGGCGACGAACGCTCCACGCAGGACCTCTCCTCGGCGCTCTACCACGAGTTCAACATGCGAACCTTCGCGCCGAAGAACCTCGAGACGTTCAGATTCCTGTAG
- a CDS encoding ATPase domain-containing protein, translated as MVPEDSVQYGNSGTPDLDDALYGGFIRGQIATVSGGSGTGKTILLLQLLAASSGLCIGFEERDADRLRNASLAVDLSSVSVLDLSAGSDRFFSEDANSVVPPEWAEALARILNELATRVRQAVGGRDVELVMTTEQFTVSAQHISYPADKIVPLRCLGSNGEIEKAIAEDGPEVGDRLTDYEGVLTGAPTGSTTVTIDQ; from the coding sequence ATGGTGCCAGAAGATTCCGTCCAGTACGGCAACTCGGGGACGCCCGACCTCGATGACGCGCTCTACGGAGGGTTCATCCGGGGGCAGATCGCGACTGTCAGCGGCGGGTCAGGCACCGGGAAGACGATCCTCCTGTTGCAGTTGCTGGCGGCGAGCAGCGGGCTGTGTATCGGTTTCGAAGAACGGGACGCGGACCGTCTCCGAAACGCGTCACTCGCCGTCGACCTCTCGAGCGTCTCGGTGCTCGATCTCAGCGCCGGGAGCGATCGGTTCTTCAGCGAAGACGCGAACAGCGTCGTCCCCCCCGAATGGGCCGAAGCGCTCGCCCGTATCCTCAACGAGCTCGCGACTCGCGTCAGGCAAGCGGTCGGGGGCCGAGACGTCGAACTAGTGATGACCACCGAACAGTTCACCGTGAGCGCTCAACACATCAGTTATCCTGCCGACAAGATTGTCCCCTTGCGGTGCCTCGGATCGAATGGTGAAATCGAGAAGGCGATCGCCGAGGACGGACCCGAAGTCGGTGACCGGTTGACCGACTACGAAGGCGTGCTCACGGGAGCACCTACCGGATCGACGACTGTTACGATTGACCAATAA
- a CDS encoding histidine kinase dimerization/phospho-acceptor domain-containing protein, which produces MTDNSNESRERTDDPEAGIEDLLQGLLVDNEATRRLEQLYGVAERIVDLPTETDVYDHAIAGAYGLFDVRYAIIAIPRGDQWMTVTSTRSDPDDWARQLPITAPKIDAVTDRHETVLIEDAASAIDAEVPFEGGQALCSPIGDGKMVQLVTDSDEFDAEDVHYARLLGWIIEARLEQLALNNEVESMERQLTTFANFQREVFEQTSHELRTPLTAILGYMELLTDEVVGPLSDEQKEFTTLVLRKATELDAAVETMTSSFDTRLANIRAGRAADSDPDAAAVSEVGDGPFAVLSLDPEIRTLLGEQLDDLGYDAAIVDDPADAREAVRDDPSTTIVAEVFASDETCIDAAETIAREEGNEETGVLAMSIVRDETTDMPQLGVSALLPGREELLSEAIQTILGVGTEDEIRIVVLDATDADEALADGPPGWMATTVTDLDDVETTVQEETFDLAVARVDGRTDREKAAVRTLRERRRGRRLPVVLVDRRLETGSVRYTLGGKLFIQRPLHIAGLTSMLVSPPQDDEATGDDASRSSEQ; this is translated from the coding sequence GTGACTGACAATTCCAACGAATCGCGGGAGCGAACCGACGATCCGGAAGCCGGCATTGAGGACCTCCTCCAGGGACTCCTCGTGGACAACGAGGCGACACGCCGGCTCGAACAGCTCTATGGGGTCGCGGAGCGTATCGTCGACTTACCGACGGAAACCGACGTGTACGATCACGCGATCGCCGGCGCATACGGCCTTTTCGACGTTCGGTACGCGATCATCGCCATTCCGCGAGGCGATCAGTGGATGACGGTCACGAGTACGCGTTCCGATCCCGACGATTGGGCCCGTCAGCTTCCGATCACGGCCCCCAAGATCGACGCGGTGACCGATCGACACGAGACGGTCCTGATCGAGGACGCCGCGTCGGCGATCGACGCCGAGGTGCCGTTCGAGGGCGGGCAGGCGCTGTGCTCGCCGATCGGTGACGGGAAGATGGTACAGCTCGTGACGGACAGCGACGAGTTCGACGCGGAGGACGTCCACTACGCCAGGCTCCTGGGATGGATCATCGAGGCCCGTCTCGAGCAGCTCGCGTTGAACAACGAGGTCGAGTCGATGGAGCGCCAGCTCACCACGTTCGCCAACTTCCAACGGGAGGTGTTCGAGCAGACCTCCCACGAACTTCGGACGCCGCTGACGGCCATCCTCGGCTACATGGAGTTGCTGACCGACGAGGTGGTCGGTCCGCTATCCGACGAGCAAAAGGAGTTCACGACGCTCGTTCTCCGAAAGGCAACCGAACTGGATGCCGCGGTCGAGACGATGACGTCGTCGTTCGACACCCGGCTCGCGAACATCCGCGCCGGACGCGCCGCGGATTCCGATCCGGATGCGGCCGCCGTCTCGGAGGTCGGCGACGGGCCGTTCGCCGTTCTGTCCCTCGATCCGGAGATCAGGACGCTGCTCGGCGAACAGCTCGACGATCTCGGCTACGATGCCGCGATCGTCGACGATCCGGCGGACGCTCGGGAAGCCGTCCGAGACGACCCTTCGACGACGATCGTCGCCGAGGTGTTCGCGTCGGACGAGACCTGCATCGACGCGGCGGAGACGATCGCTCGGGAGGAGGGGAACGAAGAGACGGGAGTTCTCGCGATGTCGATCGTGCGCGACGAAACGACCGACATGCCGCAACTCGGCGTGTCCGCGTTGCTCCCGGGGCGCGAAGAGCTGCTCAGCGAAGCGATACAGACGATCCTGGGCGTCGGGACCGAAGACGAGATACGAATCGTCGTCCTCGACGCGACCGATGCCGACGAAGCGCTCGCCGACGGTCCGCCGGGGTGGATGGCGACGACCGTCACCGATCTCGACGACGTGGAGACGACGGTACAGGAGGAGACGTTCGATCTCGCGGTCGCTCGGGTCGACGGGCGAACCGATCGGGAGAAAGCGGCCGTTCGGACGCTTCGCGAGCGGCGACGCGGTCGACGTCTTCCGGTCGTCCTCGTCGATCGGCGGCTGGAAACGGGCAGCGTCCGCTACACGCTCGGCGGGAAGCTGTTCATCCAGCGTCCCCTCCACATCGCGGGCCTCACATCGATGCTCGTCTCGCCGCCACAGGACGACGAAGCGACCGGCGATGACGCGTCCAGATCTTCCGAGCAATGA
- a CDS encoding response regulator transcription factor — protein MTRTVLIAEDNADVRYLLQYKLQANGYDVVEVEDGRACLDYLREASALPAAVILDIMMPRVSGLEVLDRIRDDESLSSLPVLLLTSKSSEEDVVRGLEQGASDYLTKPFSADEVLTRIERIIESP, from the coding sequence ATGACCCGAACGGTTCTCATCGCGGAGGACAACGCGGACGTTCGGTACCTGCTTCAGTACAAACTTCAGGCGAACGGTTACGACGTCGTCGAGGTGGAAGACGGGCGAGCGTGTCTCGACTATCTTCGGGAGGCGTCGGCGCTGCCGGCGGCGGTGATTCTCGACATCATGATGCCGCGGGTCAGCGGGCTCGAGGTACTCGATCGGATCCGGGATGACGAGTCGCTCTCGTCGTTGCCGGTGCTGTTGCTCACCTCGAAATCCAGCGAGGAAGACGTCGTTCGCGGACTCGAACAGGGGGCGTCGGACTACCTCACGAAACCGTTCAGCGCGGACGAGGTCCTCACCCGGATCGAGCGAATCATCGAGTCACCGTAA